The Coffea arabica cultivar ET-39 chromosome 2c, Coffea Arabica ET-39 HiFi, whole genome shotgun sequence genome includes the window tccattaaaaaaaaaaaaacaaatgcagCTTAATAAAAGTACGTTCATTTCAAAGCAATGGATTAGTATACCGGATCAATACCTGACTCAACAGCTTTTGCAGGTACTCCCGAGCATCAACAACACGATCTTGGTCATTGCTATCAACAACAAGGATCACTGCTTCAATGTTTTGGAAGTAATATCTTGGCAATGGTAGTCTCTGAAGATGAGAATCATCATGGGGCTTACTCTTTGTGGTGCCAATTCATAAAAGTAAAATGTGGAGAATACTCAATTTTCACGAAGCACAAACAGGGTTTATACAAATACCCCATCTCGATTTGAAAACTGAGGTGTTAAATTACACATCAAAGGCAAGGTATATCACTTACATTGTTCTGGCCTCCAATGTCCCAGAAAGTAAAGCTCATGTTCTTGTACTCCAGGGTCTCCAAATTATATCCTGGTATAAAGCAAAATACTTCACTCACTAGCAGTCAACCAGCATATATAGCAATTGAAATACAATGTAGAACAATAAACAGGAGGACTGTCAATGAATTAACAGAACATACCAATCGTAGCACCCGTAGCTACAACCTCCCCTCTCTTGAGCTTGTACAAGATAGTAGTTCTCCCAGCCATATCAAGGCCAACCATTAGTATGCCAATCTCCTTCCTTCCGGAAAGCTTGGTGAATGACAAACCCATAATGTTTCCTTGTTATGTCTGCAGCAACCAGAAACAAAAATAAGCCAAATCAGGATAcaaagatttggaaaccattgCAGTGAGGTGATGACATTAACAGGAGCCACTGAGACTCCTTCATGAAAGAACTCAGCGAGTTTACATCAAAATAACTCGAGTCTAAAATCCGAAAATTAAGGCTTCAGTTTCGAGGGTTTATTGACGGGAATCAGGGATACGAGCATGGTTTAAAGTCACGGTGGCGGTCGCGGGCGCGGCCCGGAACATTCCACATCGGTCTCGGCATATCGGTCGCGGTCTCGGTGAGATGCAAATTTTAAAGTa containing:
- the LOC113727837 gene encoding ADP-ribosylation factor 1-like, with translation MGLSFTKLSGRKEIGILMVGLDMAGRTTILYKLKRGEVVATGATIGYNLETLEYKNMSFTFWDIGGQNNRLPLPRYYFQNIEAVILVVDSNDQDRVVDAREYLQKLLSQDELKDALLLVFANKQDLPNALTAAEIADKLGLHSLLHRRNCFIQSTCAISGEGLYEGLDWIWNNIVNKVERFSDCSNLKL